CAACAATCGTTGACGCTGGCCGCCGGAAATTCTATCGTTAAGCTGTTTGCGGATGTCATCCAGGTGGCACAGGTCGATCAGCGCTTCGATGTCATGGGCGTAGTGGTAAAGCGCGTGGAAGGTCTTCAGCGTCTCCTGCACGGTCATGAACCCCATCAGGGCCGTCTGCTGAAACATGATGCCGATCTCTTCACGGAACGAGGCGGCGCGGGGTTTGCCCCGATAGCGCACCTCGCCGGAGCTGGGAGGGATGATATCCTCGATGATCTCGATGAGCGTGGTTTTGCCTGCACCGTTGGGGCCGAGCAGTCCGAAACAGACGCCGGCCGGGACCGACATGTCGAGGTGGTCCACGGCGGTTAAAGATCCGTAATGTTTCGAAACGTCGATCGCTTCAATGATAGGGGGACCGCTCATAAGACGCCAGTGCATTTTAGGGTTGCAATACGTTCACATCGATCTTGATGGATTCGTCAAAAAACTTTTGCCGAACGGCGCCGTAAGAAGTTTAAGGTCAAGGCGTGCGAAATTCCGTGTCCTGAGTCGAACTTGTCGTACGCCGCAAGGACCGCGGGATGAGCGCAACGCAGATATTGGGCTTCTTACGGTGCCGTAAATCCTGTCACAGGAGGTAAGCCACATGAGCCAAACCTTGTTCCGCGCCATGGTCGTGGAAGAAACCGCCGACCATCGTTATACCAGCAGCATCCAGTCCCGAGCGGTGTCTGATTTACCCAAAGGAGAGGTATTAATCAAGGTGCATTATTCATCGCTGAACTACAAAGATGCCCTCTCCGCCAACGGCAACAAGGGCGTCACGCGGCGATATCCGCACACCCCGGGAATCGATGCGGCCGGCGAGGTGGCCGACAGCACGAGTGACGACTTTGCCATCGGCGAACCGGTCTTAGTCACCGGGTACGACTTGGGCATGAACACCTCCGGCGGGTTGGCGGAGTATATCCGCGTGCCGGCCAGTTGGGTGGTCCGCTTGCCCGAGGGCATGACCCTGAAACAGAGCATGATATATGGAACGGCGGGGTTTACGGCCGCCCTGAGCCTGCTCAAACTCGAAGAGAGCGGCATTACCCCCCAAAGCGGCGACATCCTGGTCACCGGTGCCAGCGGCGGGGTGGGCAGCCTGGCCGTGGGCATTTTGGCCACAGCCGGCTATTCGGTGGTGGCCGCTTCGGGTAAGGCGGCGGCCGCCGATTTGCTCACCCGCATGGGCGCCAAGGAGATCCTGGGACGCAGCTCGGTCATCGACACTTCGGGCAAGCCGTTGTTGCGCACGCGATTTGCCGGGGCCATCGATACGGTGGGCGGTGATATCCTTTCGTTCGCCCTGCGATCGGTCCAATACGGCGGCGCTGTCACCTGCTGCGGCAACGTGGCTTCTCCCGAACTGCACCTCACGGTCTACCCGTTCATCCTGAGAAGCATCAGCCTGTTTGGCATCGATTCGGCCGAATGTCCCATGCCCCTGCGCAAAGCCGTTTGGGAACGCCTGGCCGGCGACTGGCATTTGAGCGCCTTGGACAACCTGACGACGGAGATCACCCTGGAGGCGGTCCCCGAGCATTTCGATGCCATGCTCAAGGGGCAACACATGGGGCGTTGCGTCGTGAAATTTCAACCGTGATGAACGCTAAAGGCGGTGCCAGGTCACGCACGCCCACGTGTCTGAAAGGAGCTTTGCGACTCATGCGTTGGAGTTTTTCTATCCGGTGGGACTGGTGGGCGCTCCGGACGGCCCGGAAACTCGCATGCGCTCAAACAGTCCGGGCCGCTTTTCCTCCGCTGCACCCGACCGGCACCAACACGACATGCGAACGAGGGAGCAGATCGCCCACCAGTCCCACCTCCTCCTTTGAAGGATTCGACATCAGGCCGTTATGCCGTGATAGTGATCATTTTGTTGCATAGAAATTCACGCGGGACCATGACGATGGCAAACGTCGGGAGCAAAAACTAATTTTAAATACTTGATTCCGCGTGAAGTTCACATCGGGGTATCAGTTCTATTTGAATGTGACTCACCCAGAAGGGCATGCTTTCCAGAGGTTGATTGATGAAAAAATTCGCTTGGCAATGTTTATGGCAGGCCTGGGTGGGGCAGGTGGCCAGGGCCACGTGAGCCATGCGGTTTAGTGCCGCTTGAATGCAAACGGCGGACAAGTGGCCCAGACTGTTTGAGCGCAGCGAGTTTCTGGGCCGCCCGCCGTGCATTTTACCGGCACTTGACCGCTTGGCGGGTGGCATCGGTCACCTGCCCCACCCAGGCCGGATTTAATGAATAGTGATCATTTAAACATTTAAACTAGATATATTAATTTATCATACTGATATGTTTGACTTTGAAACCGTCATCGACAGGTCGAACTCGGACAGCCACAAGTGGCAAAAGTACAGTGGCCGGGACGTCATCCCCATGTGGGTGGCCGATATGGATTTTCCATCGCCACCGGCCATCGTCGATGCACTCCGCCGCAGAATCGATCACGCCATATTCGGATATGGCAGCCCTTCACCGCAACTCAAGGAGGCCGTCATTGCCTATCTCCATGAGAGCTATTCCTGGGATGTCTCCGGGGATTGGATCGTGTGGCTTCCCGGCTTGGTGACGGGCCTGAATGTGGCCTGTCGCAGCTGGGGCCGGCCGGGCGCCGGCATAATGACCGCCCTGCCCGTCTACCCGCCTTTTTTGACGGCACCAGGACTTGCAGGCAAGCGACTGCGGACAACCCGGCTTTCTTTCGAAGACCAACACTGGCAATTCGATTGGGATGCGCTGCAAAATACCATCGACGCCCGGACCGCCATGTTTCTCCTCTGTTCGCCGCACAATCCCACGGGCAGGGTGTGGACCCGCGCCGAGCTTGAAACCCTGTCCGCCATGTGCCTGAAATCGGGAATGGTGATCTGCTCGGATGAGATCCACTGCGACCTGGTGCTGGAACCGGGATGCCGCCACATTCCCACCGCCACCATCGATCCTGAGGTGGCCGATCGTACGATTACATTGATGGCACCGAGCAAGACCTATAACATTCCAGGACTCGGATGCGCCTTTGCCATCGTCTCCAACCCTAAACTGCGCATGCGGTTCAAGCGGGCCATGGCCGGCATCGTGCCCCACGTCAATGTATTGGGCTTCGTGGCTGCCCAGGCCGCTTATCAGCACGGCAAACCTTGGCTGGCGGCCGTCATCGACTATTTGCGGCGGAATCGGGACCAGGTCGTCGATCGGGTACGCCAATGGCCGGGCGTCACAATGGGGCCGGTCGAGGCGACTTACCTGGCCTGGATGGACATGCGGGCCCTGGGTGGAAAAAATGTCGCTGAGCGATTCGAAGAAGCGGGAGTCGGGCTGTCCGATGGCGCGGCATTCGGCGCGCCGGGCTTCGTTCGGCTGAACTTCGGCTGTTCCCGCAACTTGCTGGTCGAGGCCCTGGCCCGTATGACCCGTGCCATCGAGAAGTGGGATATCCCATGTTCCGCCATCGACAGCAATTTTGACTGAATGTGATTCGCCTTGAAGGGCATGGATGACAGAAGTTGTTTGATAAAAAATTCGCATCGAAACGGCCATGGCAGGCGTGTGTGGGGCAGGTGGCCAGGGCCACGTGAGCCAGAGGTCGTAGAGCCAGTTGAATGCAGACGGCGGACAAGCGGCCCAGACTGTTTGAGCGCAGCGAGTTTCTGGGCCGCCCGCCGTGCATTTTACTGGCTCTTGACCGCTTGGCGTGTGGCATCGGCCACCTGTTCCACACACGCCGGGTTTAATGAATTGCATTCAGATAGAATAGCTGGCCCATCGACAAGGTTGTTGACAACTGACTTGAAATAATCGAAAAAATAATTCCGTAAGCAGGTAACGGGGTCCCGCGTCCTTGCCGGCGCAGGTCAATAGGACTTAGGATAAATTGCGACGAGAGAGGCAGTGTCATGTATTTCATAGGCAATTTTCAGTACTTGTCCAATCAGCAGAGCGAGTCCGAAACCGAACGGCGACACGGCGTTTTTTCGATGATGGTCCAGGCCGGCACCTCGCGGGAGGCGCTTGAAAAGTTCCGCGATCGATTGACCGCCTTTCGTCAATCCTCTTCTTTTTTCGAAGGCAGCTGCAATATTTTCATCAGCCAGCTCCTGGAATTCGACCAGGTGCCGAGAGATCATGCGACCATGTTGAACTTCCGATCCTATGCCGGTGACCCGATGATGCCGTTTATCGGTTGTATCGTGCCCACAGAGGCAAACAACTCGTGCACAATTCACGAATGGAAAGAGGATCACCCCACCACGGAGGGGCGTGCGGACAATCTCTTCCTGACTTTCGAGGCATAACCCGAAGGGAAGTCCCGCTCTTCGATGGCAAAGACAAGATGAGCCAACCCGCATACATTCAACTCGGCGACGACAATCTGCGAGCCAAAGCGCAGAAGGCGGCACAGGCCATGTCGTGCTGCACCCTGTGCCCCCGCGAGTGTCGGGTCAATCGCAATGAGGGCGAGACTGGTTTCTGCCGGACCGGAAAACTGGCCCTGGTTTCCAGCTATAACGCCCATTTCGGTGAAGAGGCCCCCCTGGTCGGCCAGAACGGATCGGGCACCATCTTCTTCACGCACTGCAACCTGCGCTGCAATTTCTGTCAGAACTTCGAAATCAGTCACCTGGGACAAGGGGTGGAGGTGACCGGTCGGCAGCTGGCCGACATCATGCTCCATCTCCAGGAGGAGGGGTGCCACAACATCAATTTCGTCACCCCGAGCCATGTGGTTCCCCAGATTTTGGCCGCCACCCTGCTCGCAGCCAGAAACGGCCTTTCGATTCCCCTGGTTTACAACACGGGCGGTTACGACAAGGTGGAAACATTGGCGCTGCTCGACGGGGTGATCGATATCTACATGCCGGATTTCAAATTCTGGGACAATGCCGTCGCTGAAAAGACTTGCCAGGCGCCCGACTATCGTGAGGTGGCCTGCGCTGCGCTTCGGGAGATGTATCGCCAGGTCGGGGATCTCGAGATGGACGAAAACAACCTCGCGCGCCGGGGCCTTCTGGTGCGCCATCTCGTGCTGCCCGGCGGCCTGGCCGGCACCCGTGAAGTGATGCGCTTTATCGCCCAAGAAATCTCCAAGCGCACCTATGTCAACATCATGCCCCAATACAGACCATGCGGCCTTGCCGGCCAGGTGGCGGAGTTGGCCAGGTCGCTGTCTCCCAACACATTCCGGGCGGCGGTACAGGCCGCCATCGAGGAGGGCGTCACCCGCCTGGACAACCGCAGGCCCATATTTTTTAAAAAATGAAAATAAGGAGCGTATCATGACCGCGATCATCAAGTGGCTTATGGCCATCGTCCTGTTGACGATCACCACTGCCGATGCTCAAACCGAAACACCACGGGTGCGTATGGAAACTTCCAAGGGCGCTATTGTCATTGCCCTGGATCCCCAAGCGGCTCCGAAGACCGTTGCCAATTTTCTTGCCTATGTGGAGAGCGGGTTTTACGACAACACCATTTTTCATCGGGTCATCAAAGGCTTCATGATCCAGGGCGGCGGATTTGAGGCGGATATGCGCCAGAAGCGCACCCAGGCGGCCATCGTGAATGAAGCCGACAACCGCCTGAAGAACTTGGCCGGCACCATCGCCATGGCCCGCACGTCGGCACCCCACTCCGCCACCTCCCAATTTTTCATCAACACCGTGGACAACGCCTTTCTCGACTTCAAAAGAAAAACCAACAGAGAGTATGGCTATTGCGTGTTCGGCCGAGTCGTAGAAGGCATGGAGGTCGTAAAAGCCATCGAAAATGTGGCCACCGCCATGAGGGGCGGCCACCGGGACGTGCCCGTCGAACCGGTCATCATCCAGAAAACGGCATTGGTTACCCAGCAACTTCAACCCAGTCAGCCGGAAGAACCGACACAGAAAAAAGAATAACCGCCCAAAACCATAAAGCCCATGCACACATTAAAAGCTTGACACGGCGTGCATCCGGAGATTAGTTTTGTCATATATAAACACCATCGATTCCCACAGTGATATAGCTGCTGAGCGCACCTCTAAACTACGCCACAAACGCGTCATCCGAAACCGAGCATCGGTTGATGCGTATCCTGTTTGAGCTAAAAATTTCCTTTGAGTTCTGCTCAGAACAGAGAACCGCCTGCACGGGCACGGAAATCAACACAGGTCCCACCGGGACCAGACGGTCAACGCCATGGAAAAAGACCGACGCCGACATAAACGCTATTCGCTCAACCATCGCGTATTCGCGATCGTCCGATCCGATGCGCACGCACTTGAGCGCATCGACGACATGAGCAAAGGCAAGCTCGGTATGGCGATCATCAAATCGAACCCGATGCGTATGGGCGAGATCCTGGATATCAGCCGCAGCGGGCTCTCTTTTCGCTACATCGCCACGAGTCGCATCCTGACCAGCCCCTGTGAAATGGACATTCTCTGCAGCGACGGCCATTACCACCTGAGCCGGCTTCCGATCCAGACCGTGAAAGACACCTTCATCGCACCGGAGTCGCCTTTCGAAGTTTTGAAAATGAAACGCCTGACCGTCAAATTCGGCGGGCTGACGAATCGACAAAAAAACAAGCTGAATCAACTCCTCGAGAACATTTCAACAGGGAGACGGGGAAAAATTGGGGCAAACAAGCGCGGGGTAGCAGGACCGATCAGCACCAACATGTAGCTTCCACTATCCCATGGCCTTCTGGCGATCGCCATATCCACCGAAACCATCCGGTGGTCACGGCCGGAGGGAAAGGCCGTGAATCTTTCATGTTGTTGGCTCAAAATGGCTGCTACCCCACGCTTGTTCCTATTTCGTGTCCGTCCACTACCCAGCATCAATTTCCCAATCGATCTTGCCGCTGCGTTGCATCTTCGAATAAATCTTCTGGCGGGCCAGGGCCGCAGCCTTCAACGGCGCCACCTGCCCGTCCACATAATCGTAGACCTTGGCGCGTTCAACCCCTTCCGATGGCCTCAACACGCGACCCAGATACTGAATGATACGGCCGCTGAAACGCACCGGAGTGGCCAGAAAGAGGGTCGACAGCCGGGGGCAGTCGAACCCTTCCCCAATCAGCTGGCCTGTGGCAACGAGCACCTGGATATCACCGGCATTCAGCCTCTGGAGGACGGCATCACGCTGCTCGGTGGACAGGTCCCCGGTCAACGCCTCGACGCGGATATGATATTTGTGCTGCAGGAGGGCTTTAAGCACCTGGCAATGGTGTTTGCGGTCCGACAATACGAGGCTGACGCCCGGTCGGTTTTCCACTTGCACCGCTCGATGCACGTCGGCAACGATCAACCGGTTGCGCTCGTCATGCTGGGTCAGTTCCGACAGCATTTTACTGTATTCACTGACCGGGTCGGCGTACGATGCGAAGGGGGTGGTTCTGAACACCACATCGATATCGAGCAGATGCCCCGCTGCCACCAGGTCCCCGGCCTTGACCTCATGGTGAACGTCGCCCAGGTGGCAGAAGATCAATTTAGAAAGACCGTCGCGGCGCCAGGGCGTAGCTGACAATCCCAGCATATAGTGGGCATCAAAGGCAGTGACCGCTTCGGTAAAGGTCCGGCTCGGGGCGCGGTGACACTCATCCACCACGAGATGACCGATGGCGGGCGCCACATGCTCGGCGCACTTGTAGAGCGACTGAACCATCGCCACGGTGACGGATGCCCCCAACCGCTGTTTTCCCCCACCGATAAACCCGATGTGCTCCGGCGGGATACCCAGATGCATCTCGATTCTCTCGATCCACTGCTTGGCGAGTTCATTGGAATGAACGACGATCAGTGTCGTTTGCCTGCGCCGGGCGATCATCCACAAGGCCATGATGGTCTTGCCACTACCCGTGGGGGCACTCAGGGTACCAAAATCCCTGGCCAGCATGCGGGTAACGGCGAGCTTTTGAAACGGCCGCAACGCACCCTTGAAATCGAAGGCCACCTCATCCACTTTCCGCCTGCGATCATCGATATCCACGGGCTCGTCGTGTTCCCTGGCCAAAAGAATCAACTGCCGCATCAGGCCCCGCGGAACGACCAGACCATTGGGACCCCTGCGCCTGAAAAACTGGAGTGTCTTGGGCACCCCCCTGTTCCAACGGCCCATGCGTTCGTTTTCGACCCACTTGGGATTGAGAAATTGCAGCCTGGAGACCAACTCGGCACGAATCGCCTCCGGCACCGCGGTGAGGTGCAACTGATTGGTGATACGAATGTTCATCCAGAATATTCCGAGGAAAGAAATGAGGACACCTTTTATCACATTTTTCGTGATTCCAATACCCGGTGAACTCGCAAATAGTCGATTTCGGACGGCGCCGTTAATACTTCAGGCGGGCATAGAGGCTTTTCTGAGAGGCCTGACTGGCTTCCTGGAAGGTGTGGATGCCTTGGGCCGCCAGCAGTGGAATCAGGCGCAGGAAAATTTCACCGGTCGCAATGGCGTCTCCGAGGGCGGTATGTCTTCCCATGATACGGATTCCCAATCGTTCGGCAACCGCCTGGAGACTGTGTTTGGGGTGGGCGGGATGGACCACATCAGAAAGCAGCATGGTGTCGAGAATCGGGTTGGTAAAACAGATGTGGGTCTGATTCTCTTTCATCTGCAGCATGCGCATGTCGAAGGCCACGTTATGGCCTACCAGCACGGTGTCCCGGACAAAGGCGTGAAAACGCGGCAGGACCTTGTCGATGGTGGGTTGATTGACCAGCATTTCCGGCCGGATGCCGTGAAATTTAACCGAGGCCCAAGGCAGCGAGCGCCCGGGGTTGACCAGTTGCTCGAATTTCTCGCCTTGCAGCAATCGGCCGTTGACGATGCGAACGGCACCGATGGATATGATTTCATCGCCGCCCTGGGGATCGAGACCGGTCGTTTCCGTATCGAACACTGTGAAGGTCAATTCGGTCAACAGGCGATCGTTAAAATCGGTGAATTGCAGATTGCCCTTGAATAAATCGAAATCATAAAATTCGGGACGCGAATCGGGCAGCACGGTCGTCAATCCATCCACCATGACGATATCCGCACTGTCGAGCATGGGGATCAAAAAGCGCAAACCGGATTTGCCCGGAGCCTGATCCTCGGAAAGAACCCAGAGTTTGGCGCCGTGGACCACCAGCATTTCCGTCAGCGGTATGGTGGTTTCACTCCCCTGAATTTTCGAAACCCCCTGCTTCCATCGCGCGAGGAGGTCCGGATCGATAGCGGTCCCTTCCCAACCCAGGTCGAGGTAGATCCAACTTCCTTTGGCATACAGGACACCATCGATGCAGGTCACATTCACCGTTTGCTGGACATTGGCCAGCACATAGAGCAAGGCACACGTCAAGTGGTGCATGTCCACGCTCACCTGGCCGACCTGATCCACACCCCCGACCGTTTCGAGACGCACTTTCAACTGCAGCACATGCTCGGCACGAAACGCGAGAAATCGCGCCCATTCCATGGCATCGACCGGGGTCAGAGGCAACGGCTGATCCGGCGACCACCGATTGGTGATGTCCTGTCGCGACAACAGGGCCGCGGCCAGGTTGGCTTGTTTGTCCACCAGCTGAATCAGCATTCGGATTTGATCCGACACGCCCTCCGATTCGTCCACGAGCAATTCCGCCGTCGATTTGATCACCGATACGGCCTGGGTCAGCTCATGTTGCCATGAGAGCAATAGGGTGGAAAGCTCCCTCTCCTTTTTCAGTTGCTCCACCTGGTCTTCGATATAGAGAATAAATCCGGATAAATGGTGCTGGCTGTCGAGCACGGGAAGAATCTGGGCCGGTAGCAACGCCTTGGACTGGGTCTCCAGTAAAAATCTTTCGCTGACCGCTGAGTGGCCGAGGGACAGCTTTTCGGCGATGCGGTCGAGGGCCGGGAGAACCAATCCCTTGTCCAGGAAGGTGTACACCGAACGACCGAGTCCGATCAGGCCGATTTCACCCGGTAAAGATTGCGATTCGGCCAACTGGTGCTGTCGGAAGAGGACACTGATTTTTCGATTATAAAAAACAATATGCCCTTCCATATTACAGACCAGAATGCCTTGGGGCAGGTCCTCCAGCATGGCGGCCAGAACGTTTCGTTCGGCTTCGCTGCCGGCTCGCGCCTTTCTCAGTTGTTCCTGGACATTATTACGAAATTCAACCTGTGCGATGGCGTTTTCGTTGATGATGGCCGCCAGACGCATCACATCGTAGCTGCCGTCCACATCGATTTTATGGGAGGGATTGACCGTATAGAGCAATCGGGTCTCATCGGCCAGTTGGTTGACCGGGATAATGTAGAATCGAAATATCCAGTCGAGGAGAAAACCCAGGAATGTAAAAAAAAGAAACAGGATGGTGAACAGGTAAGCAAAATATCTTTTGAAAATTTTGAGGATGAGCGTCTTCTCTTCAGGCGACAATTGCTGCCAGAACAGAACGCTGATGGTCAACAGAACCATGGCCGTCGCCGTCAACGCCACGACAACGAACCACCAGAATTTATTTTGCGTCTTCAAGCCTCTGCCCTCCTCGCCGTTCCCTGGCGCACAAGGTTTCGACGGCCTGAGTGATGCGGTGCAAAGGCAGGACCGGCACGTGCTGTCGGCGCATCGACGCGCTACTGCATGGAAAGAAGCGGCGAGGCGATCATTTCGACGAAAAGATAGGCGATGAACATCAGGACCATGGCCATCACGCCGATCATATAAATGTTGTTGATCTTGTAACGCCGCTGATCGCTGTCATGATAGAAAACGGGTCGGCAGCACTTCTCACACCATGACTTGGCCCGGCTGGACTCGAAGGTGTGGCCGCATTGACAGGTCACCATTTTGGGTACAAGCACAGCCTTCATTTCATTTCTCCTTTGAGTGCCGCCGGCGGCAAAGGGCAGGACACGCTTTGCCACCGGCGGCGTTAGTGGATTCCACCAGGGGTTCTTATCCGAAGAGCCCCCATCCAAACGATGCCGTCCAAAGCACGCAGAAGGCAACGATACCGATCATCCAATAATCTTCCTGTTTCATGGCATGATCCTCCTTGGTAAAAGGTTAGGCTTCTTTGACCACGATCATGGTCTCTTTTTCCGCCCGGTCGATCTGGGTGGCCGTGGTGGTGGCCATCTCGGCCTTGAAGCAAAGCCCCCACATCATGATGATACCCAGGATCCACCAGGCGATCTGCCAGGACCACAGCGGCGGGAAGCCGGCGAACGAGAAGGCGTTGTTGCCGAGAATACAGGCCGGGCCGATGGCGAAGAAGTACCACAGGGGAACGATGATCTTCATGGCGTTGCGCCACTTCTGGCCGGTTTCCGAGGGTGCGTCGATGTCGTCGAGGAAGGCGCGCACCTCCGCCTGGCGCTTGATCGTCTCCTCTTTGTCTTTGATGCCCAGTCCGCGGCACAGGTAGGCCACGACCAGACCGATGAAAGTTCCCCAGAAGGCGCTATGCATGGAGAGCGGGTTGGGCCAGACATAATAGGTCAGGAAGACCGATGCCATGCCGGCCAGCACACCCAGCACCGCGCCGACGCTGGGGAAACGGAACCCCCAGATCACGCCCATGAGGAGCACGTACATGACGAAGCCGAAGGCTGTGGCCAGGGCTCCCAGAATAACCAGCGCGGCCTTGGAGTTGAGCCCCACGACCAGAGCTGCAACGGTCACCAGGGTGGCCAGCAGCCGGTTCATCCAGATCTGCTCGGCATGTCCGGCCTTCTCGTGGCGGATGTACTTATAGTAGATGTCGCGCAGCAGAATGGACCCGCCAGTGCCGATGTAAGGCGCGGCCGTGGAGTGAATGGCGGCGATGGCGCCCATAAAGACCAACCCCAACGCAAGCCCAGGCAGGTACTTGGTCATCAGGAGCGGCACCACATCCGAATCCTTGGCGAATTGCATGATCCCCTTAACTTCCATGATCTTGGCACCCATGCCCTGGAAAGCGGTGAAGAAGAACAGGGCGAAGCCGACCACGAAGGTGGACATGAAGGCCTGCTGCCAGGCCAAGGGTTTGGGCGACTTGATGCCGAAGGTCCACATGGTGAAGGCCGGCGACGACTGGATGCCCATCAGGGCGAACATGTAGGTCAGCACCATAACACCAGTCCAGGCGACCTCACCCTTGGCACCGCCCAGCCCGAAGTTGATGACGCGCGGCACTTCGAGTTGTCTGGCCGGCAATTCGGCGACACGTGCCGAAAATTCGGTCCAGCCGGTCCAGGCATCGGGGGGCGCGATCATGTAGGCGCCCAGGAGAATGATGCCGCCGACCAGCAGGATGAACTGGATGACGCCGACCCAGGTACTGGCCTTGAGGCCGCCGGTACACACGTAGAACCAGACGATGAAGGCCATGAAGATGGCGCCGAAGGTGACCGGCACGCCGGCGACGTAGTGAAACAGTGCCGCCGAGGCCATCAGTTGCACCGCGGAGTAGAACATGGAATAGAGAAATGCGGTGAAGACTACCAGAAAACGGATGGCTTCCGAGTTGAAGTAGTAGGCGTACATGTCGCCCGGTGTGATGAAGCCGTAACGTTTGCCCAGCAACCACGTTCTCTTGGAGAAGAAGGTGCCGGTGATCGGAATGGTCAATACGTAGAACGAGGCAAATGCATACGACAAACCGTCGCGCCAGATCAGTCCCGGATGGCCGATGAAGGTCCACCCGCTGAACGACGCGGCCGTAGCAGCCATTAGGAAGGCGAAAAATGGAATCGAACGCCCGGCGATGGCATAGCCCGAAGATGTTTTTTCAGTAAAATAACCTTTTAACCCCCAATAAAAGCAATAGATGATGTAAACTCCCAAAAAGATATAGACCCATGTGGTGTTATGCATGGTCCTTTCCTCCTGTGCCCGGAATCAAGAGTCCGACCGACCGTCCAAGGCGGTCAGCCACCATTGTTCGGCCCCTCCCCCATCGATCACCCCCCTTCACTCGCTTGCAATGTGTTTTTGAAAACATCGTTCCCTGCCTTTCCATGAGCTTCAGCAAGGTTGCCCCTCGGTTCCGGCTGCCGCCCGACTTGCTGCAGGCGGCAGCCCCTCAAACGCACCCTGTTCGCTTTTACTTCACCATTTGCTGGATCTCTTCGACCACGTCCGGATTGGCCAGGGTGGTCACGTCGCCCACATCTTTCCGGTTGGAGATGGCCCCGAGCACACGCCGCATGATCTTACCCGATCGGGTCTTGGGCATGTCGCGCACGATCCAGACCTTGCGAGGCTTGGCGATCTTTCCGATTTCGTTGCATATCGCATCGGAAATCTTCTTGGCCAGAGCGTCGGATGCACTAAAGCCCGGTTTCAATGCAATATAGAGGTCGGGTTCGCGCCCCTTGATCTCGTGAGCCACCGGCACCACGGCCGCCTCCGCGACTTCCGGCACCACCAATGCCGCCGATTCGATCTCCTTGGTACCGAGACGGTGGCCGGAAACATTGATGACGTCGTCGATGCGGCCCAGGATGCGGTAGTAGCCGTCCTTGGCCTCGACCGCCGCGTCACCGGTCAGATA
This Desulfatitalea tepidiphila DNA region includes the following protein-coding sequences:
- a CDS encoding exonuclease domain-containing protein; translation: MKTQNKFWWFVVVALTATAMVLLTISVLFWQQLSPEEKTLILKIFKRYFAYLFTILFLFFTFLGFLLDWIFRFYIIPVNQLADETRLLYTVNPSHKIDVDGSYDVMRLAAIINENAIAQVEFRNNVQEQLRKARAGSEAERNVLAAMLEDLPQGILVCNMEGHIVFYNRKISVLFRQHQLAESQSLPGEIGLIGLGRSVYTFLDKGLVLPALDRIAEKLSLGHSAVSERFLLETQSKALLPAQILPVLDSQHHLSGFILYIEDQVEQLKKERELSTLLLSWQHELTQAVSVIKSTAELLVDESEGVSDQIRMLIQLVDKQANLAAALLSRQDITNRWSPDQPLPLTPVDAMEWARFLAFRAEHVLQLKVRLETVGGVDQVGQVSVDMHHLTCALLYVLANVQQTVNVTCIDGVLYAKGSWIYLDLGWEGTAIDPDLLARWKQGVSKIQGSETTIPLTEMLVVHGAKLWVLSEDQAPGKSGLRFLIPMLDSADIVMVDGLTTVLPDSRPEFYDFDLFKGNLQFTDFNDRLLTELTFTVFDTETTGLDPQGGDEIISIGAVRIVNGRLLQGEKFEQLVNPGRSLPWASVKFHGIRPEMLVNQPTIDKVLPRFHAFVRDTVLVGHNVAFDMRMLQMKENQTHICFTNPILDTMLLSDVVHPAHPKHSLQAVAERLGIRIMGRHTALGDAIATGEIFLRLIPLLAAQGIHTFQEASQASQKSLYARLKY
- a CDS encoding sodium:solute symporter family protein, translated to MHNTTWVYIFLGVYIIYCFYWGLKGYFTEKTSSGYAIAGRSIPFFAFLMAATAASFSGWTFIGHPGLIWRDGLSYAFASFYVLTIPITGTFFSKRTWLLGKRYGFITPGDMYAYYFNSEAIRFLVVFTAFLYSMFYSAVQLMASAALFHYVAGVPVTFGAIFMAFIVWFYVCTGGLKASTWVGVIQFILLVGGIILLGAYMIAPPDAWTGWTEFSARVAELPARQLEVPRVINFGLGGAKGEVAWTGVMVLTYMFALMGIQSSPAFTMWTFGIKSPKPLAWQQAFMSTFVVGFALFFFTAFQGMGAKIMEVKGIMQFAKDSDVVPLLMTKYLPGLALGLVFMGAIAAIHSTAAPYIGTGGSILLRDIYYKYIRHEKAGHAEQIWMNRLLATLVTVAALVVGLNSKAALVILGALATAFGFVMYVLLMGVIWGFRFPSVGAVLGVLAGMASVFLTYYVWPNPLSMHSAFWGTFIGLVVAYLCRGLGIKDKEETIKRQAEVRAFLDDIDAPSETGQKWRNAMKIIVPLWYFFAIGPACILGNNAFSFAGFPPLWSWQIAWWILGIIMMWGLCFKAEMATTTATQIDRAEKETMIVVKEA